The following proteins are encoded in a genomic region of Magnolia sinica isolate HGM2019 chromosome 1, MsV1, whole genome shotgun sequence:
- the LOC131220694 gene encoding transcription factor bHLH130-like isoform X3 produces MYNSQASLNGFNLSFPAAFKHTKEELQKNREEMEPILHNRQHQQQQLNSNLMRYRSAPSSLLANFTDGGGGGEGCQDFAPHSSSPDTESIFARFMTSGGGDLACPDLHVIEEKPSPVRSQRSPQFVVGAEVVPQQNGFSSPPHMIYQTAPLPNHSSAAAAAIESPYRAVNSMALDSSLVKSGGNSSNLIRHSSSPAGLFSHLSVENAGYAVMRGVGNFRAGNGSNREATASTSRLKNQINFLPRQASSPGMLSQISEMGSESLGGSSPDDGSLGNDNGSSGRCYIPGFPMSSWDDSPLENFRSLKRVRSDINEKMIPGLISSESQNAIAGNHASGISHQYSLPKTSSEMAAMEKYLQFQDSVPCKIRAKRGCATHPRSIAERVRRTRISERMRKLQELVPNMEKVMTQTNTADMLDLAVEYIKDLQKQVETLSDSRASCSCSCKQKPYLNSAV; encoded by the exons ATGTACAATTCCCAAGCATCGTTGAATGGCTTCAATCTCTCATTTCCGGCAGCTTTCAAGCACACGAAAGAGGAATTGCAGAAGAACAGAGAAGAGATGGAGCCTATTCTCCATAACCGTCAacatcagcagcagcaactgAATTCTAATTTGATGCGGTACCGCTCTGCCCCGAGCTCTCTTCTTGCGAATTTCACAGACGGCGGCGGCGGCGGCGAAGGATGTCAAGATTTCGCCCCTCACTCTTCCAGCCCCGACACAGAGAGCATCTTCGCTAGGTTCATGACTTCCGGCGGTGGCGATTTGGCATGTCCCGATCTCCATGTTATTGAAGAGAAGCCGTCACCGGTAAGAAGCCAAAGAAGTCCTCAGTTCGTGGTGGGAGCAGAGGTCGTCCCTCAGCAGAACGGATTTTCTTCTCCCCCGCATATGATTTACCAGACAGCACCCCTGCCGAATCACAGCTCGGCTGCTGCAGCGGCAATTGAAAGTCCTTATAGAGCGGTGAATTCAATGGCGTTGGATTCGTCCTTAGTGAAAAGTGGTGGAAATAGCTCGAATCTTATCAGGCACAGCAGCTCGCCTGCAGGGCTTTTCTCTCACCTATCTGTAGAAAATG CAGGCTATGCTGTAATGAGGGGCGTGGGCAATTTCAGAGCTGGGAATGGTTCTAACAGAGAAGCCACTGCTTCAACTAGCAGGTTGAAGAACCAGATAAACTTTTTGCCAAGGCAAGCTTCCTCTCCTGGGATGTTGTCTCAGATATCTGAAATGGGAAGTGAAAGCCTCGGAGGAAGTAGCCCTGACGACGGGAGCTTGGGAAATGATAATGGTAGTAGCGGCAGATGTTACATCCCTGGCTTCCCCATGTCTTCTTGGGACGATTCCCCACTGGAGAATTTCAGAAGCTTAAAGAGAGTTAGATCAGATATCAACGAGAAGATGATTCCTGGTTTAATCTCATCAGAGAGTCAG AATGCAATTGCGGGAAATCACGCCTCTGGTATTAGCCATCAGTATAGCTTACCGAAAACTTCATCAGAGATGGCTGCGATGGAGAAGTACTTGCAGTTTCAGGACTCAGTTCCTTGCAAGATCCGAGCCAAGCGGGGTTGCGCAACTCATCCCCGAAGCATTGCAGAGAGG GTGAGAAGAACTCGGATTAGTGAACGTATGAGAAAACTACAAGAGCTTGTTCCTAACATGGAGAAGGTAATGACT cAAACGAACACGGCCGACATGTTAGATTTGGCTGTGGAATACATAAAAGATCTCCAGAAACAGGTCGAG ACGCTATCCGATAGTCGGGCGAGTTGTTCCTGTTCATGCAAGCAAAAGCCATACCTGAATTCTGCAGTGTGA
- the LOC131220694 gene encoding transcription factor bHLH130-like isoform X6: MYNSQASLNGFNLSFPAAFKHTKEELQKNREEMEPILHNRQHQQQQLNSNLMRYRSAPSSLLANFTDGGGGGEGCQDFAPHSSSPDTESIFARFMTSGGGDLACPDLHVIEEKPSPVRSQRSPQFVVGAEVVPQQNGFSSPPHMIYQTAPLPNHSSAAAAAIESPYRAVNSMALDSSLVKSGGNSSNLIRHSSSPAGLFSHLSVENGYAVMRGVGNFRAGNGSNREATASTSRLKNQINFLPRQASSPGMLSQISEMGSESLGGSSPDDGSLGNDNGSSGRCYIPGFPMSSWDDSPLENFRSLKRVRSDINEKMIPGLISSESQNAIAGNHASGISHQYSLPKTSSEMAAMEKYLQFQDSVPCKIRAKRGCATHPRSIAERVRRTRISERMRKLQELVPNMEKQTNTADMLDLAVEYIKDLQKQVETLSDSRASCSCSCKQKPYLNSAV, encoded by the exons ATGTACAATTCCCAAGCATCGTTGAATGGCTTCAATCTCTCATTTCCGGCAGCTTTCAAGCACACGAAAGAGGAATTGCAGAAGAACAGAGAAGAGATGGAGCCTATTCTCCATAACCGTCAacatcagcagcagcaactgAATTCTAATTTGATGCGGTACCGCTCTGCCCCGAGCTCTCTTCTTGCGAATTTCACAGACGGCGGCGGCGGCGGCGAAGGATGTCAAGATTTCGCCCCTCACTCTTCCAGCCCCGACACAGAGAGCATCTTCGCTAGGTTCATGACTTCCGGCGGTGGCGATTTGGCATGTCCCGATCTCCATGTTATTGAAGAGAAGCCGTCACCGGTAAGAAGCCAAAGAAGTCCTCAGTTCGTGGTGGGAGCAGAGGTCGTCCCTCAGCAGAACGGATTTTCTTCTCCCCCGCATATGATTTACCAGACAGCACCCCTGCCGAATCACAGCTCGGCTGCTGCAGCGGCAATTGAAAGTCCTTATAGAGCGGTGAATTCAATGGCGTTGGATTCGTCCTTAGTGAAAAGTGGTGGAAATAGCTCGAATCTTATCAGGCACAGCAGCTCGCCTGCAGGGCTTTTCTCTCACCTATCTGTAGAAAATG GCTATGCTGTAATGAGGGGCGTGGGCAATTTCAGAGCTGGGAATGGTTCTAACAGAGAAGCCACTGCTTCAACTAGCAGGTTGAAGAACCAGATAAACTTTTTGCCAAGGCAAGCTTCCTCTCCTGGGATGTTGTCTCAGATATCTGAAATGGGAAGTGAAAGCCTCGGAGGAAGTAGCCCTGACGACGGGAGCTTGGGAAATGATAATGGTAGTAGCGGCAGATGTTACATCCCTGGCTTCCCCATGTCTTCTTGGGACGATTCCCCACTGGAGAATTTCAGAAGCTTAAAGAGAGTTAGATCAGATATCAACGAGAAGATGATTCCTGGTTTAATCTCATCAGAGAGTCAG AATGCAATTGCGGGAAATCACGCCTCTGGTATTAGCCATCAGTATAGCTTACCGAAAACTTCATCAGAGATGGCTGCGATGGAGAAGTACTTGCAGTTTCAGGACTCAGTTCCTTGCAAGATCCGAGCCAAGCGGGGTTGCGCAACTCATCCCCGAAGCATTGCAGAGAGG GTGAGAAGAACTCGGATTAGTGAACGTATGAGAAAACTACAAGAGCTTGTTCCTAACATGGAGAAG cAAACGAACACGGCCGACATGTTAGATTTGGCTGTGGAATACATAAAAGATCTCCAGAAACAGGTCGAG ACGCTATCCGATAGTCGGGCGAGTTGTTCCTGTTCATGCAAGCAAAAGCCATACCTGAATTCTGCAGTGTGA
- the LOC131220694 gene encoding transcription factor bHLH130-like isoform X5 has translation MYNSQASLNGFNLSFPAAFKHTKEELQKNREEMEPILHNRQHQQQQLNSNLMRYRSAPSSLLANFTDGGGGGEGCQDFAPHSSSPDTESIFARFMTSGGGDLACPDLHVIEEKPSPVRSQRSPQFVVGAEVVPQQNGFSSPPHMIYQTAPLPNHSSAAAAAIESPYRAVNSMALDSSLVKSGGNSSNLIRHSSSPAGLFSHLSVENAGYAVMRGVGNFRAGNGSNREATASTSRLKNQINFLPRQASSPGMLSQISEMGSESLGGSSPDDGSLGNDNGSSGRCYIPGFPMSSWDDSPLENFRSLKRVRSDINEKMIPGLISSESQNAIAGNHASGISHQYSLPKTSSEMAAMEKYLQFQDSVPCKIRAKRGCATHPRSIAERVRRTRISERMRKLQELVPNMEKQTNTADMLDLAVEYIKDLQKQVETLSDSRASCSCSCKQKPYLNSAV, from the exons ATGTACAATTCCCAAGCATCGTTGAATGGCTTCAATCTCTCATTTCCGGCAGCTTTCAAGCACACGAAAGAGGAATTGCAGAAGAACAGAGAAGAGATGGAGCCTATTCTCCATAACCGTCAacatcagcagcagcaactgAATTCTAATTTGATGCGGTACCGCTCTGCCCCGAGCTCTCTTCTTGCGAATTTCACAGACGGCGGCGGCGGCGGCGAAGGATGTCAAGATTTCGCCCCTCACTCTTCCAGCCCCGACACAGAGAGCATCTTCGCTAGGTTCATGACTTCCGGCGGTGGCGATTTGGCATGTCCCGATCTCCATGTTATTGAAGAGAAGCCGTCACCGGTAAGAAGCCAAAGAAGTCCTCAGTTCGTGGTGGGAGCAGAGGTCGTCCCTCAGCAGAACGGATTTTCTTCTCCCCCGCATATGATTTACCAGACAGCACCCCTGCCGAATCACAGCTCGGCTGCTGCAGCGGCAATTGAAAGTCCTTATAGAGCGGTGAATTCAATGGCGTTGGATTCGTCCTTAGTGAAAAGTGGTGGAAATAGCTCGAATCTTATCAGGCACAGCAGCTCGCCTGCAGGGCTTTTCTCTCACCTATCTGTAGAAAATG CAGGCTATGCTGTAATGAGGGGCGTGGGCAATTTCAGAGCTGGGAATGGTTCTAACAGAGAAGCCACTGCTTCAACTAGCAGGTTGAAGAACCAGATAAACTTTTTGCCAAGGCAAGCTTCCTCTCCTGGGATGTTGTCTCAGATATCTGAAATGGGAAGTGAAAGCCTCGGAGGAAGTAGCCCTGACGACGGGAGCTTGGGAAATGATAATGGTAGTAGCGGCAGATGTTACATCCCTGGCTTCCCCATGTCTTCTTGGGACGATTCCCCACTGGAGAATTTCAGAAGCTTAAAGAGAGTTAGATCAGATATCAACGAGAAGATGATTCCTGGTTTAATCTCATCAGAGAGTCAG AATGCAATTGCGGGAAATCACGCCTCTGGTATTAGCCATCAGTATAGCTTACCGAAAACTTCATCAGAGATGGCTGCGATGGAGAAGTACTTGCAGTTTCAGGACTCAGTTCCTTGCAAGATCCGAGCCAAGCGGGGTTGCGCAACTCATCCCCGAAGCATTGCAGAGAGG GTGAGAAGAACTCGGATTAGTGAACGTATGAGAAAACTACAAGAGCTTGTTCCTAACATGGAGAAG cAAACGAACACGGCCGACATGTTAGATTTGGCTGTGGAATACATAAAAGATCTCCAGAAACAGGTCGAG ACGCTATCCGATAGTCGGGCGAGTTGTTCCTGTTCATGCAAGCAAAAGCCATACCTGAATTCTGCAGTGTGA
- the LOC131220694 gene encoding transcription factor bHLH130-like isoform X4: protein MYNSQASLNGFNLSFPAAFKHTKEELQKNREEMEPILHNRQHQQQQLNSNLMRYRSAPSSLLANFTDGGGGGEGCQDFAPHSSSPDTESIFARFMTSGGGDLACPDLHVIEEKPSPVRSQRSPQFVVGAEVVPQQNGFSSPPHMIYQTAPLPNHSSAAAAAIESPYRAVNSMALDSSLVKSGGNSSNLIRHSSSPAGLFSHLSVENAGYAVMRGVGNFRAGNGSNREATASTSRLKNQINFLPRQASSPGMLSQISEMGSESLGGSSPDDGSLGNDNGSSGRCYIPGFPMSSWDDSPLENFRSLKRVRSDINEKMIPGLISSESQQNAIAGNHASGISHQYSLPKTSSEMAAMEKYLQFQDSVPCKIRAKRGCATHPRSIAERVRRTRISERMRKLQELVPNMEKQTNTADMLDLAVEYIKDLQKQVETLSDSRASCSCSCKQKPYLNSAV from the exons ATGTACAATTCCCAAGCATCGTTGAATGGCTTCAATCTCTCATTTCCGGCAGCTTTCAAGCACACGAAAGAGGAATTGCAGAAGAACAGAGAAGAGATGGAGCCTATTCTCCATAACCGTCAacatcagcagcagcaactgAATTCTAATTTGATGCGGTACCGCTCTGCCCCGAGCTCTCTTCTTGCGAATTTCACAGACGGCGGCGGCGGCGGCGAAGGATGTCAAGATTTCGCCCCTCACTCTTCCAGCCCCGACACAGAGAGCATCTTCGCTAGGTTCATGACTTCCGGCGGTGGCGATTTGGCATGTCCCGATCTCCATGTTATTGAAGAGAAGCCGTCACCGGTAAGAAGCCAAAGAAGTCCTCAGTTCGTGGTGGGAGCAGAGGTCGTCCCTCAGCAGAACGGATTTTCTTCTCCCCCGCATATGATTTACCAGACAGCACCCCTGCCGAATCACAGCTCGGCTGCTGCAGCGGCAATTGAAAGTCCTTATAGAGCGGTGAATTCAATGGCGTTGGATTCGTCCTTAGTGAAAAGTGGTGGAAATAGCTCGAATCTTATCAGGCACAGCAGCTCGCCTGCAGGGCTTTTCTCTCACCTATCTGTAGAAAATG CAGGCTATGCTGTAATGAGGGGCGTGGGCAATTTCAGAGCTGGGAATGGTTCTAACAGAGAAGCCACTGCTTCAACTAGCAGGTTGAAGAACCAGATAAACTTTTTGCCAAGGCAAGCTTCCTCTCCTGGGATGTTGTCTCAGATATCTGAAATGGGAAGTGAAAGCCTCGGAGGAAGTAGCCCTGACGACGGGAGCTTGGGAAATGATAATGGTAGTAGCGGCAGATGTTACATCCCTGGCTTCCCCATGTCTTCTTGGGACGATTCCCCACTGGAGAATTTCAGAAGCTTAAAGAGAGTTAGATCAGATATCAACGAGAAGATGATTCCTGGTTTAATCTCATCAGAGAGTCAG CAGAATGCAATTGCGGGAAATCACGCCTCTGGTATTAGCCATCAGTATAGCTTACCGAAAACTTCATCAGAGATGGCTGCGATGGAGAAGTACTTGCAGTTTCAGGACTCAGTTCCTTGCAAGATCCGAGCCAAGCGGGGTTGCGCAACTCATCCCCGAAGCATTGCAGAGAGG GTGAGAAGAACTCGGATTAGTGAACGTATGAGAAAACTACAAGAGCTTGTTCCTAACATGGAGAAG cAAACGAACACGGCCGACATGTTAGATTTGGCTGTGGAATACATAAAAGATCTCCAGAAACAGGTCGAG ACGCTATCCGATAGTCGGGCGAGTTGTTCCTGTTCATGCAAGCAAAAGCCATACCTGAATTCTGCAGTGTGA
- the LOC131220694 gene encoding transcription factor bHLH130-like isoform X1 codes for MYNSQASLNGFNLSFPAAFKHTKEELQKNREEMEPILHNRQHQQQQLNSNLMRYRSAPSSLLANFTDGGGGGEGCQDFAPHSSSPDTESIFARFMTSGGGDLACPDLHVIEEKPSPVRSQRSPQFVVGAEVVPQQNGFSSPPHMIYQTAPLPNHSSAAAAAIESPYRAVNSMALDSSLVKSGGNSSNLIRHSSSPAGLFSHLSVENAGYAVMRGVGNFRAGNGSNREATASTSRLKNQINFLPRQASSPGMLSQISEMGSESLGGSSPDDGSLGNDNGSSGRCYIPGFPMSSWDDSPLENFRSLKRVRSDINEKMIPGLISSESQQNAIAGNHASGISHQYSLPKTSSEMAAMEKYLQFQDSVPCKIRAKRGCATHPRSIAERVRRTRISERMRKLQELVPNMEKVMTQTNTADMLDLAVEYIKDLQKQVETLSDSRASCSCSCKQKPYLNSAV; via the exons ATGTACAATTCCCAAGCATCGTTGAATGGCTTCAATCTCTCATTTCCGGCAGCTTTCAAGCACACGAAAGAGGAATTGCAGAAGAACAGAGAAGAGATGGAGCCTATTCTCCATAACCGTCAacatcagcagcagcaactgAATTCTAATTTGATGCGGTACCGCTCTGCCCCGAGCTCTCTTCTTGCGAATTTCACAGACGGCGGCGGCGGCGGCGAAGGATGTCAAGATTTCGCCCCTCACTCTTCCAGCCCCGACACAGAGAGCATCTTCGCTAGGTTCATGACTTCCGGCGGTGGCGATTTGGCATGTCCCGATCTCCATGTTATTGAAGAGAAGCCGTCACCGGTAAGAAGCCAAAGAAGTCCTCAGTTCGTGGTGGGAGCAGAGGTCGTCCCTCAGCAGAACGGATTTTCTTCTCCCCCGCATATGATTTACCAGACAGCACCCCTGCCGAATCACAGCTCGGCTGCTGCAGCGGCAATTGAAAGTCCTTATAGAGCGGTGAATTCAATGGCGTTGGATTCGTCCTTAGTGAAAAGTGGTGGAAATAGCTCGAATCTTATCAGGCACAGCAGCTCGCCTGCAGGGCTTTTCTCTCACCTATCTGTAGAAAATG CAGGCTATGCTGTAATGAGGGGCGTGGGCAATTTCAGAGCTGGGAATGGTTCTAACAGAGAAGCCACTGCTTCAACTAGCAGGTTGAAGAACCAGATAAACTTTTTGCCAAGGCAAGCTTCCTCTCCTGGGATGTTGTCTCAGATATCTGAAATGGGAAGTGAAAGCCTCGGAGGAAGTAGCCCTGACGACGGGAGCTTGGGAAATGATAATGGTAGTAGCGGCAGATGTTACATCCCTGGCTTCCCCATGTCTTCTTGGGACGATTCCCCACTGGAGAATTTCAGAAGCTTAAAGAGAGTTAGATCAGATATCAACGAGAAGATGATTCCTGGTTTAATCTCATCAGAGAGTCAG CAGAATGCAATTGCGGGAAATCACGCCTCTGGTATTAGCCATCAGTATAGCTTACCGAAAACTTCATCAGAGATGGCTGCGATGGAGAAGTACTTGCAGTTTCAGGACTCAGTTCCTTGCAAGATCCGAGCCAAGCGGGGTTGCGCAACTCATCCCCGAAGCATTGCAGAGAGG GTGAGAAGAACTCGGATTAGTGAACGTATGAGAAAACTACAAGAGCTTGTTCCTAACATGGAGAAGGTAATGACT cAAACGAACACGGCCGACATGTTAGATTTGGCTGTGGAATACATAAAAGATCTCCAGAAACAGGTCGAG ACGCTATCCGATAGTCGGGCGAGTTGTTCCTGTTCATGCAAGCAAAAGCCATACCTGAATTCTGCAGTGTGA
- the LOC131220694 gene encoding transcription factor bHLH130-like isoform X2 yields MYNSQASLNGFNLSFPAAFKHTKEELQKNREEMEPILHNRQHQQQQLNSNLMRYRSAPSSLLANFTDGGGGGEGCQDFAPHSSSPDTESIFARFMTSGGGDLACPDLHVIEEKPSPVRSQRSPQFVVGAEVVPQQNGFSSPPHMIYQTAPLPNHSSAAAAAIESPYRAVNSMALDSSLVKSGGNSSNLIRHSSSPAGLFSHLSVENGYAVMRGVGNFRAGNGSNREATASTSRLKNQINFLPRQASSPGMLSQISEMGSESLGGSSPDDGSLGNDNGSSGRCYIPGFPMSSWDDSPLENFRSLKRVRSDINEKMIPGLISSESQQNAIAGNHASGISHQYSLPKTSSEMAAMEKYLQFQDSVPCKIRAKRGCATHPRSIAERVRRTRISERMRKLQELVPNMEKVMTQTNTADMLDLAVEYIKDLQKQVETLSDSRASCSCSCKQKPYLNSAV; encoded by the exons ATGTACAATTCCCAAGCATCGTTGAATGGCTTCAATCTCTCATTTCCGGCAGCTTTCAAGCACACGAAAGAGGAATTGCAGAAGAACAGAGAAGAGATGGAGCCTATTCTCCATAACCGTCAacatcagcagcagcaactgAATTCTAATTTGATGCGGTACCGCTCTGCCCCGAGCTCTCTTCTTGCGAATTTCACAGACGGCGGCGGCGGCGGCGAAGGATGTCAAGATTTCGCCCCTCACTCTTCCAGCCCCGACACAGAGAGCATCTTCGCTAGGTTCATGACTTCCGGCGGTGGCGATTTGGCATGTCCCGATCTCCATGTTATTGAAGAGAAGCCGTCACCGGTAAGAAGCCAAAGAAGTCCTCAGTTCGTGGTGGGAGCAGAGGTCGTCCCTCAGCAGAACGGATTTTCTTCTCCCCCGCATATGATTTACCAGACAGCACCCCTGCCGAATCACAGCTCGGCTGCTGCAGCGGCAATTGAAAGTCCTTATAGAGCGGTGAATTCAATGGCGTTGGATTCGTCCTTAGTGAAAAGTGGTGGAAATAGCTCGAATCTTATCAGGCACAGCAGCTCGCCTGCAGGGCTTTTCTCTCACCTATCTGTAGAAAATG GCTATGCTGTAATGAGGGGCGTGGGCAATTTCAGAGCTGGGAATGGTTCTAACAGAGAAGCCACTGCTTCAACTAGCAGGTTGAAGAACCAGATAAACTTTTTGCCAAGGCAAGCTTCCTCTCCTGGGATGTTGTCTCAGATATCTGAAATGGGAAGTGAAAGCCTCGGAGGAAGTAGCCCTGACGACGGGAGCTTGGGAAATGATAATGGTAGTAGCGGCAGATGTTACATCCCTGGCTTCCCCATGTCTTCTTGGGACGATTCCCCACTGGAGAATTTCAGAAGCTTAAAGAGAGTTAGATCAGATATCAACGAGAAGATGATTCCTGGTTTAATCTCATCAGAGAGTCAG CAGAATGCAATTGCGGGAAATCACGCCTCTGGTATTAGCCATCAGTATAGCTTACCGAAAACTTCATCAGAGATGGCTGCGATGGAGAAGTACTTGCAGTTTCAGGACTCAGTTCCTTGCAAGATCCGAGCCAAGCGGGGTTGCGCAACTCATCCCCGAAGCATTGCAGAGAGG GTGAGAAGAACTCGGATTAGTGAACGTATGAGAAAACTACAAGAGCTTGTTCCTAACATGGAGAAGGTAATGACT cAAACGAACACGGCCGACATGTTAGATTTGGCTGTGGAATACATAAAAGATCTCCAGAAACAGGTCGAG ACGCTATCCGATAGTCGGGCGAGTTGTTCCTGTTCATGCAAGCAAAAGCCATACCTGAATTCTGCAGTGTGA